The following are encoded together in the Iodobacter fluviatilis genome:
- the gspM gene encoding type II secretion system protein GspM, translating into MNKFKEFWQQRNPRERIYLSACAGFAAFAILYAGIWQPISTSRALLSRQVPQIQLQLAELQRQLSAIKATPAGPSRSGDLRASVQASLDAKNTSADIQALSADKLQIKIAQIRFADALPLLADLRNETGSRIHALNISGTTHNGLVQLTATVERQ; encoded by the coding sequence ATGAACAAATTTAAAGAATTCTGGCAGCAGAGGAACCCACGTGAGCGCATTTACCTCAGTGCCTGCGCGGGCTTTGCCGCTTTTGCCATTCTCTATGCAGGGATTTGGCAGCCTATTAGCACATCCCGAGCATTACTCAGCCGCCAAGTTCCGCAAATACAGCTACAACTTGCCGAGCTACAAAGACAATTATCTGCCATCAAGGCCACACCTGCGGGGCCTAGCCGTAGCGGTGATTTACGCGCCAGCGTGCAAGCCAGCCTAGATGCTAAAAACACCAGCGCAGATATCCAAGCTTTATCCGCAGATAAATTACAAATTAAAATTGCACAAATCCGCTTTGCCGATGCTCTACCTTTACTCGCAGACCTACGTAATGAAACTGGCTCACGCATTCATGCACTCAATATCAGTGGGACAACGCATAACGGCTTAGTGCAACTCACCGCCACGGTAGAACGTCAATGA
- the gspN gene encoding type II secretion system protein N yields MKQFIYHRSKFLIPLFIVFLILQFPAVFILKLVPAPLQLGGISGTIWSGRLTPLGISGQQLLDEVRWQWQPAKLFTGQLAWQLETRHGSHSGNAQLLLGLGGNRLEAVKIALPAAPLFALDKKLAPFQLAGLLEIEASKISVKQSSEIGIAWQNASSLVTPQANPFGSYQIKLQPNLDWNISSQANPLLAINGQGKIDPQRGPQGALLLKPASGKESLFAPLLNRMPLNGEQRELKLGV; encoded by the coding sequence ATGAAACAGTTTATTTATCACCGCAGCAAGTTTCTCATCCCACTCTTTATTGTTTTTTTAATTTTACAGTTCCCAGCCGTGTTTATTTTAAAGCTTGTGCCTGCACCGCTACAATTAGGCGGCATCTCGGGCACTATTTGGTCTGGGCGGCTTACCCCTCTTGGCATAAGCGGCCAGCAACTTCTAGACGAAGTTCGCTGGCAATGGCAGCCCGCTAAGCTCTTTACTGGGCAACTGGCTTGGCAACTAGAAACCCGCCACGGCAGCCACAGCGGCAATGCTCAGCTATTACTAGGGCTGGGCGGCAATCGGCTAGAGGCCGTAAAAATAGCCCTCCCTGCTGCGCCGCTATTTGCCCTAGATAAAAAACTAGCGCCCTTTCAGTTGGCTGGCCTATTGGAAATTGAAGCCAGCAAAATATCAGTAAAGCAGTCGAGTGAAATCGGCATTGCCTGGCAAAATGCCAGCTCCTTAGTCACACCTCAAGCCAATCCTTTTGGTAGCTACCAAATAAAACTACAGCCTAATCTAGACTGGAACATCTCTTCACAGGCAAACCCACTCTTAGCCATTAATGGCCAAGGTAAAATCGACCCTCAGCGTGGCCCACAAGGCGCATTGCTACTCAAACCCGCCAGTGGCAAAGAAAGTCTATTTGCCCCATTACTCAACCGCATGCCGTTGAACGGTGAGCAACGTGAACTCAAGCTAGGCGTATAA
- a CDS encoding P-II family nitrogen regulator: MKKIEAIIKPFKLDEVREALSELGISGLTVTEVKGFGRQKGHTELYRGAEYVVDFLPKAKIEVVLEDDKVETAIEAIIKAANTGKIGDGKIFVTPVEHVVRIRTGEINEQAI, from the coding sequence ATGAAAAAAATCGAAGCAATCATTAAGCCTTTTAAACTCGACGAAGTACGGGAAGCCTTGTCTGAACTAGGCATTTCAGGCTTAACCGTCACCGAAGTTAAAGGCTTTGGCCGGCAAAAAGGCCATACAGAGCTTTACCGTGGCGCTGAGTACGTAGTCGACTTTTTGCCTAAAGCTAAAATTGAGGTGGTATTAGAAGACGATAAAGTCGAGACCGCCATTGAAGCCATCATTAAAGCCGCTAACACAGGCAAGATTGGCGACGGCAAAATCTTTGTAACGCCGGTTGAACATGTCGTGCGTATTCGCACTGGCGAAATAAATGAACAAGCAATTTAA
- a CDS encoding M28 family metallopeptidase, with translation MNYKILAALLCSSMIATSAVEAAPKKVWITLGDAAYLQLQKLAPKTIAKESQSILPQEGLLAAERVHLVEVDESQLLGLSEAVHHELKRCGGFMFHASEAAGRQALQPTASLLAALRPSYALDNQSVVNALLPQMQDSNIAQTIVDLSAFTNRYYTSTSGVNASNWIKTRWQQMAAGRSDITVEQFTHAAWAQKSVILTIKGTDNADEVVVLGGHLDSISNQGSGESMRAPGADDDASGIASMTEVLRVMVAGGYKPRRTLKLMGYAAEEVGLRGSQDIAKSFKAANTNVVGVMQLDMTNYKGSDKDIYLYTDYTDNAQNQFVANLLTSYLPSIKIGYDKCGYACSDHASWNAQGYFASMPFESSFTQDNPYIHTANDTYANSGNQAQHALKFSKMALAFMVELGSDGAIGPGPADKVENFSGKLTVGQKQSYGPFKVGAGSDFTAVLSGTGDADLYLRKGSAPSTSVFDCKSDGVNSTESCVLNISSNGDVYLLLNGYAAANYTLKVTYRAQ, from the coding sequence ATGAATTACAAAATTCTGGCTGCATTGCTATGCAGCAGCATGATTGCTACGTCAGCTGTTGAAGCTGCACCTAAAAAAGTCTGGATTACTTTAGGGGATGCAGCCTATTTACAGCTGCAAAAATTAGCGCCTAAAACAATTGCCAAAGAGAGCCAAAGCATCCTGCCACAAGAGGGGCTGCTGGCGGCCGAGCGCGTCCATTTGGTTGAGGTGGACGAGAGCCAATTGCTAGGCTTGTCTGAGGCCGTGCACCACGAGCTAAAGCGTTGCGGTGGCTTTATGTTCCACGCTAGCGAAGCGGCTGGGCGTCAGGCACTGCAGCCCACTGCTTCTCTGTTGGCCGCGCTAAGGCCTTCATATGCCTTGGATAATCAAAGCGTGGTGAATGCCTTGCTGCCACAAATGCAAGACAGCAATATTGCGCAAACGATTGTTGATTTATCTGCTTTTACCAATCGTTATTACACCTCCACATCGGGTGTGAATGCCTCTAACTGGATCAAAACGCGCTGGCAGCAAATGGCAGCAGGGCGCAGTGATATTACGGTGGAGCAATTTACCCATGCAGCCTGGGCGCAAAAATCGGTGATCTTAACGATTAAAGGCACAGATAATGCAGACGAAGTAGTGGTATTGGGCGGCCATCTCGATTCAATCAGTAACCAAGGCTCAGGTGAAAGCATGCGCGCACCTGGGGCGGATGATGATGCATCCGGTATCGCCAGCATGACCGAGGTATTGCGGGTGATGGTGGCAGGTGGCTACAAGCCTCGCCGCACACTTAAATTAATGGGGTATGCTGCAGAAGAAGTCGGCTTGCGCGGTTCGCAAGATATTGCCAAAAGTTTTAAAGCGGCTAACACCAATGTGGTTGGGGTGATGCAGCTGGATATGACTAACTACAAAGGCTCGGATAAAGACATTTATCTTTACACCGATTACACCGATAACGCGCAAAATCAGTTTGTAGCTAATCTGCTCACCAGTTATTTACCAAGCATTAAAATTGGCTACGACAAGTGCGGCTATGCCTGCTCGGATCATGCTTCATGGAATGCACAGGGCTATTTTGCCTCTATGCCATTTGAATCGTCATTTACTCAAGATAATCCCTATATCCATACCGCGAACGACACCTATGCCAATAGCGGCAATCAGGCTCAGCACGCTTTGAAGTTTTCTAAAATGGCGCTGGCCTTTATGGTTGAGCTGGGAAGCGATGGCGCTATTGGGCCTGGGCCCGCTGATAAGGTGGAAAACTTCTCCGGCAAGCTGACGGTTGGGCAAAAGCAAAGTTATGGCCCGTTTAAAGTGGGGGCTGGCAGTGATTTTACCGCAGTGCTGAGCGGCACTGGCGATGCAGATTTATATCTGCGTAAAGGAAGCGCCCCAAGCACCAGCGTTTTTGATTGCAAATCCGATGGGGTAAATAGTACAGAAAGTTGCGTACTTAATATCAGCAGCAATGGTGATGTGTACTTGCTGCTTAATGGCTATGCAGCGGCAAATTACACTTTGAAGGTCACTTATCGCGCGCAGTAA
- a CDS encoding M4 family metallopeptidase, with protein MKKALNRVARPLLMSVLLGGAFNAMAAERVDLDGFVAPAGITARGLTDDGVHSLLGLQPDELKVARSQTYSDGKVVTRYQQFHQGVPVWGEGVVENRAAGFAQPALSGAMIRNLSNDIPSAKPLYSPAQILNLAKTQAKALKTENEQAKLYVKLGASNVAQLIYVVSFVNGSATNPSRPHFIIDANTGVVLDRWEGITHKDATGPGGNTKTGQYEYGTKYGPLVVTDDCKMNSGNVITVDLKNGTSGTAPYQFTCPRNTYKAANGAFSPLNDAHYFGNVVFNMYNDWFALRPITQTLYMKVHYGNSYENAFWDGSAMHFGDGANRFYPLVSLDVSAHEVSHGFTEQNSGLVYSQMSGGMNEAFSDMAGEAAEFYMKGGNDFLVGSEIFKANGALRYMDDPTKDGRSIGHASQYNDSLDVHLSSGVYNKAFYLLSTKAGWNTRKAFEVMVDANRLYWTANSTFDQGACGVEKAALSRGYVVADVTAAFEAVGVSCIVKPPLPGQVLVKGVPVTGLSLATNATVAYTIVIPAGAKNLTFKTSGGTGDADIYVKFGTAPTTTTYDAKSVGGTNAENITVAAPKAGTYHLLLKAYTAFRGATLLANHQ; from the coding sequence ATGAAGAAAGCATTAAATCGCGTAGCTCGTCCTCTACTAATGTCAGTTCTATTAGGTGGAGCATTCAATGCCATGGCTGCTGAACGCGTTGATTTGGATGGATTTGTGGCCCCTGCTGGAATTACAGCCCGTGGCTTAACTGATGATGGAGTGCACAGCTTACTTGGCTTACAGCCTGATGAATTAAAAGTCGCACGTAGTCAAACTTATTCCGACGGTAAAGTGGTCACTCGCTATCAGCAATTCCACCAGGGCGTGCCAGTTTGGGGCGAGGGTGTGGTTGAAAACCGTGCTGCGGGTTTCGCTCAGCCTGCTTTGTCTGGTGCCATGATACGCAATCTAAGCAATGATATTCCAAGTGCTAAGCCTCTATATTCACCAGCACAAATTTTAAATCTGGCCAAAACACAAGCTAAGGCCCTTAAAACTGAAAACGAGCAAGCCAAGCTGTATGTCAAGCTGGGTGCAAGTAATGTGGCGCAGCTTATTTATGTGGTCTCGTTTGTCAATGGCAGCGCCACTAACCCAAGCCGTCCGCACTTTATTATTGATGCCAATACCGGCGTGGTACTCGATCGCTGGGAAGGGATTACGCATAAAGATGCCACTGGCCCAGGCGGCAATACAAAAACAGGGCAATATGAATACGGTACTAAATATGGTCCGCTGGTCGTTACCGATGATTGCAAAATGAATAGCGGTAATGTGATTACGGTCGATTTGAAAAACGGCACATCAGGCACTGCGCCTTATCAATTTACTTGCCCACGCAATACTTATAAGGCAGCTAATGGCGCATTTTCACCGTTGAATGACGCGCATTACTTCGGTAATGTGGTTTTCAATATGTATAACGACTGGTTTGCTCTGCGCCCAATTACTCAAACGCTATATATGAAAGTGCACTACGGCAATAGCTACGAAAATGCATTCTGGGACGGCTCGGCCATGCATTTTGGTGATGGTGCAAACAGGTTCTATCCGCTGGTGTCCTTGGATGTATCCGCTCACGAAGTAAGCCACGGTTTTACCGAGCAAAACTCAGGGCTGGTTTATTCCCAAATGTCGGGTGGGATGAACGAAGCGTTCTCTGATATGGCAGGGGAAGCGGCTGAGTTTTATATGAAGGGCGGCAATGATTTCCTGGTGGGGTCAGAAATCTTTAAGGCCAACGGGGCTTTGCGTTATATGGACGATCCTACCAAGGATGGTCGCTCTATTGGCCATGCCAGCCAGTATAACGATAGCCTTGATGTGCACTTAAGTAGTGGCGTGTACAACAAAGCCTTCTACTTACTATCTACCAAGGCAGGCTGGAATACCCGTAAAGCGTTTGAAGTGATGGTGGATGCGAACCGCTTGTACTGGACAGCCAATAGCACCTTCGATCAAGGGGCTTGCGGCGTGGAAAAAGCAGCATTGAGCCGTGGTTATGTCGTTGCTGATGTGACTGCTGCCTTTGAAGCTGTGGGCGTAAGCTGCATTGTTAAGCCACCACTGCCAGGTCAAGTGCTGGTTAAAGGTGTGCCAGTTACAGGCTTAAGCTTGGCAACAAACGCAACAGTGGCTTACACCATTGTGATCCCTGCCGGTGCTAAAAACCTCACCTTTAAAACATCGGGTGGCACAGGTGATGCTGACATCTACGTCAAATTTGGCACGGCACCAACAACGACTACTTATGACGCTAAATCAGTTGGTGGCACCAATGCAGAAAACATTACCGTTGCAGCGCCTAAGGCAGGTACTTACCATCTGCTGCTAAAAGCGTATACCGCGTTTAGAGGCGCAACGCTGCTTGCAAATCATCAGTAA
- the tadA gene encoding tRNA adenosine(34) deaminase TadA — translation MNDLDFMNEALQEAQRAKELGEVPVGAIVVHRGEIIGRGCNQPILRHDPSAHAEMMAIRQAAQHLGNYRLPECELFVTLEPCIMCAGAILHSRIARVVYAATDPKTGAAGSVINPFADCRLNHQTQVVDGVMAHESADMLRAFFRERRQAEKERKKTVV, via the coding sequence ATGAATGATTTAGATTTTATGAATGAGGCACTTCAAGAGGCGCAACGAGCCAAAGAATTGGGCGAGGTGCCGGTAGGTGCGATTGTGGTGCATCGTGGTGAGATCATTGGCCGCGGCTGCAATCAACCTATCCTGCGTCACGATCCAAGCGCGCACGCAGAGATGATGGCGATTCGCCAAGCGGCACAACACTTGGGCAATTATCGCCTGCCTGAGTGCGAGTTATTTGTGACTTTAGAGCCATGCATTATGTGTGCTGGCGCGATCTTGCATTCACGGATTGCCCGTGTTGTGTATGCGGCAACTGATCCTAAAACCGGGGCGGCGGGTAGTGTGATTAACCCTTTTGCCGATTGCCGATTAAATCATCAAACCCAAGTTGTAGATGGCGTGATGGCGCATGAATCTGCGGACATGCTTCGAGCTTTTTTTCGTGAACGTCGGCAAGCGGAAAAAGAGCGCAAGAAAACTGTCGTATAA
- the recN gene encoding DNA repair protein RecN, whose product MLLSISLKSFVIVDELVLDFTSGLTTLTGETGAGKSIVIDALGLLLGGRAESAVVRHGADKAELQARFVVPQTALAWLEAEALQGDEGGELLIRRNIDSHGKSRAWINGISATLAQLKTLGEQLVDIHGQHAPQSLLRPDVQRDLVDGYAGAAALARDVAGLFKDWRTATDELATASNNAEAFEAERERLQWQVEEVAALQFTAAEWPELQAEHKRLHHAASLIDGVQSSLLMLADGDENCQSWLGAVATKLSALADFDAGISETLELLASTEAQMMESVYALRRYADHLELDPARLADVESRLDAIFRMARKYRVEPADLPEKLASWQERLAELGGAQGLDAVRRRAEKLEAELRKQAAVLSSKRIAAASKLGKLVTAELQLLALVGSRFEIALHVHEAPASFGLETIEFMVANHPTTPARAMAKVASGGELSRISLALQVIASQVANVPTLIFDEVDVGIGGRVAEIVGRMLADLGAARQVLCITHLPQVAACGFQQLQVSKTQSATGVLSTIRMLSMEERIEEIARMLGGVEITGTTRQHAAEMLGVAV is encoded by the coding sequence ATGCTGCTTTCTATCTCACTTAAATCATTTGTTATCGTCGACGAGCTTGTCCTCGATTTTACCTCTGGCTTGACGACCTTAACGGGGGAAACGGGCGCGGGTAAATCCATTGTGATTGATGCTTTGGGCTTGCTTTTGGGGGGGAGGGCAGAAAGCGCGGTGGTGCGCCATGGGGCTGATAAGGCCGAGTTGCAAGCGCGGTTTGTCGTGCCTCAAACGGCCTTGGCGTGGTTAGAAGCCGAAGCCTTGCAAGGGGATGAAGGTGGGGAGCTATTGATACGGCGCAATATTGATAGTCATGGTAAATCCCGTGCTTGGATTAATGGGATTTCCGCCACTTTGGCCCAGCTAAAAACACTGGGTGAGCAATTGGTGGATATCCACGGCCAGCATGCCCCGCAATCCTTATTACGCCCCGATGTGCAGCGTGATTTAGTCGATGGTTACGCCGGAGCTGCGGCGCTGGCGCGAGATGTGGCGGGCCTATTTAAAGATTGGAGAACGGCTACCGATGAATTGGCTACGGCCAGCAATAATGCCGAGGCCTTTGAGGCCGAGCGAGAACGCCTGCAATGGCAGGTTGAAGAAGTAGCCGCCTTGCAATTTACCGCTGCAGAATGGCCAGAGCTGCAAGCCGAGCATAAACGTTTACACCATGCTGCCAGCCTGATTGACGGGGTGCAAAGCAGCCTATTGATGCTGGCCGATGGCGATGAAAATTGCCAGTCTTGGCTAGGAGCTGTGGCGACGAAGCTTAGTGCCTTGGCTGATTTTGACGCAGGTATTTCTGAAACTTTAGAACTACTTGCCAGCACCGAGGCGCAGATGATGGAGTCGGTATATGCCTTGCGCCGCTATGCCGATCATCTAGAGCTAGATCCTGCAAGGCTTGCTGATGTAGAAAGCCGCTTAGACGCCATTTTTCGTATGGCGCGTAAATATCGTGTTGAGCCTGCGGATCTGCCAGAAAAACTCGCCAGTTGGCAAGAGCGCTTGGCCGAATTAGGCGGAGCGCAAGGTTTAGATGCCGTGCGCCGGCGTGCGGAGAAGCTAGAAGCCGAATTACGCAAGCAAGCTGCCGTTCTTTCAAGCAAACGCATAGCAGCGGCAAGCAAGCTAGGTAAATTGGTTACTGCAGAGTTACAACTCTTGGCTTTAGTGGGCAGCCGCTTTGAAATTGCCCTACATGTCCACGAAGCCCCTGCAAGCTTTGGTCTAGAAACCATTGAATTTATGGTTGCAAATCACCCGACTACTCCAGCCAGAGCGATGGCAAAAGTGGCATCCGGTGGCGAGTTATCACGCATCAGCCTGGCCTTACAGGTGATTGCCAGCCAAGTTGCTAATGTGCCTACGCTGATTTTTGATGAGGTGGATGTGGGGATTGGTGGGCGCGTGGCTGAGATTGTGGGTCGCATGTTGGCCGATTTAGGTGCAGCGCGGCAAGTGCTATGTATTACCCATTTACCCCAGGTGGCAGCGTGTGGATTTCAGCAGCTACAAGTGAGCAAAACCCAATCCGCCACTGGCGTGCTGAGTACCATCCGCATGCTAAGCATGGAAGAGCGCATCGAAGAAATCGCCCGCATGTTGGGTGGGGTAGAAATCACCGGCACCACCCGCCAGCATGCGGCAGAAATGCTGGGTGTTGCGGTGTAA
- a CDS encoding NAD kinase, giving the protein MHSLLFKTIAVVGRTGTPTLDEPIRRLAALLARAGVKVFLDQSTADEHGITEHQAVSRDNIGKVADLVIVLGGDGTMLGVARLLAPYRIPLVGVNQGRLGFMTDISVDEMDELIIAMLYGEFIPEERILLETTVVRDGHEIDSALAFNDVVFSRGNTGGMIEFEIFIDGRFVYSQRSDGLIISTPTGSTAYALASGGPILHPSLPAIALVPICPQSLSNRPIVVNDTCAVEFLLTRSEDARVYFDNQSHCNLHEKDRVLISRYRNTLRVLHPNSYHYYDTLREKLRWGERL; this is encoded by the coding sequence ATGCATAGTCTACTGTTCAAAACCATTGCCGTGGTTGGCCGAACCGGCACACCGACCTTAGACGAGCCGATTCGTCGGCTTGCCGCTCTGCTGGCTCGCGCAGGCGTTAAGGTATTCTTGGATCAATCCACTGCGGATGAGCATGGCATCACCGAGCACCAGGCGGTTAGTCGCGATAATATCGGTAAAGTGGCTGATTTGGTGATTGTACTGGGTGGAGATGGCACGATGCTGGGTGTTGCTCGCTTATTGGCACCTTATCGCATTCCCCTTGTCGGTGTTAATCAAGGCCGTTTGGGCTTTATGACCGATATTTCAGTGGATGAGATGGATGAGCTGATAATTGCAATGCTATACGGCGAGTTCATCCCCGAAGAGCGCATCCTGCTTGAAACGACCGTGGTGCGTGATGGCCATGAAATCGATAGCGCTCTGGCGTTTAATGATGTGGTGTTTAGCCGTGGCAATACCGGCGGCATGATTGAGTTTGAAATCTTTATCGACGGGCGCTTTGTATATAGCCAGCGCTCAGATGGCCTGATTATTTCCACACCTACTGGCTCTACGGCTTACGCGCTGGCATCGGGCGGGCCGATTTTGCACCCTAGCCTACCCGCCATTGCGCTTGTGCCCATTTGCCCACAATCCTTGTCTAACCGCCCGATTGTGGTGAACGACACCTGTGCAGTTGAGTTTTTATTGACTCGCTCGGAAGATGCACGGGTTTATTTTGATAATCAATCGCACTGTAATTTGCACGAAAAAGACCGTGTATTAATTAGCCGCTACCGCAATACATTGAGGGTACTACACCCCAATAGCTATCACTACTACGATACGCTGCGCGAGAAACTGCGTTGGGGCGAGCGCTTGTAG
- the hrcA gene encoding heat-inducible transcriptional repressor HrcA, whose product MLNDRSQILLKTLVERYIADGQPIGSKALQHFSGLDISSATIRNTMVDLEALGFVASPHTSAGRIPTALAYRVFVDSLLTVKTLDKLTITELTEQLPIDSPQRSVAAASQILSQLTHFAGMVQSPKRHDILLKQIEFMQLSERRVLLILVTSDGDVQNRILQTERLFSASELIEAANVLNEYCSGKTLSALTHLVQNELVRLKSDIVSLMNAAVAVGASLAKHSDSMIIAGEHHLLGFGDLSSNVIRMRQLFALFEQKTALLQLLDLGNHADGVKIYIGDESGLAPLDECSVITAPYRVNGEIVGTLGVIGPSRMDYQRVIPIVDITAQLLSTALSQ is encoded by the coding sequence ATGCTGAACGATCGTTCTCAAATTCTACTTAAAACCCTCGTCGAGCGCTACATTGCCGACGGTCAACCTATTGGCTCAAAAGCCCTGCAGCACTTTTCTGGGCTAGATATTAGCTCAGCCACCATTCGTAATACGATGGTTGATTTAGAAGCACTAGGCTTTGTTGCCAGCCCACATACCTCGGCAGGTAGGATTCCTACCGCCCTAGCTTACCGTGTATTTGTTGATTCATTACTTACAGTGAAAACTTTAGATAAACTCACTATTACCGAACTCACCGAGCAGCTTCCCATCGATAGCCCACAGCGCAGCGTGGCTGCCGCATCGCAAATTTTATCGCAGCTTACTCACTTTGCAGGCATGGTACAAAGCCCAAAGCGCCACGATATTTTGCTCAAGCAAATCGAGTTTATGCAGCTATCAGAGCGCCGTGTGCTGCTGATTTTAGTGACTAGCGATGGCGATGTGCAGAACCGTATTTTGCAAACCGAGCGGCTGTTTAGCGCCAGCGAGCTGATTGAAGCCGCTAATGTACTGAATGAATATTGCTCAGGCAAAACACTTTCGGCACTGACTCATCTGGTACAAAACGAGTTAGTCCGGCTTAAAAGCGATATTGTCAGCCTGATGAATGCCGCCGTCGCCGTCGGTGCCTCTTTGGCAAAACACAGCGATTCCATGATAATTGCAGGTGAGCATCACCTTTTAGGCTTTGGTGATTTATCCTCCAATGTTATTAGAATGCGCCAATTGTTTGCGCTGTTTGAGCAAAAAACAGCGCTGCTGCAGCTGTTAGATCTTGGCAATCACGCTGATGGCGTTAAAATTTATATCGGTGATGAATCTGGCTTGGCCCCCCTAGATGAATGCTCAGTAATTACTGCGCCCTATCGCGTCAATGGTGAGATTGTTGGCACACTAGGCGTGATAGGCCCAAGCAGAATGGATTATCAGCGGGTGATTCCAATTGTAGATATCACCGCACAATTACTTTCTACGGCGCTCTCCCAATAG